Proteins from a single region of Acidobacteriota bacterium:
- a CDS encoding GerMN domain-containing protein produces the protein MSWRWALAAIALLIGACGGSDAPLDEVTDAPVAVASGAASSLYFPGPGGRLFPEERELDLAGEPEARIRTLLAALLGGPEQDGHLPVFDFAVAVAGVYLTVDGVAFVDLEPAEEGELEPAAGSHQEIQTVYSLVNTIALNVPEARRVVLLWEGQQGLTFSGHLDTSRPLGAAPDLIERQP, from the coding sequence GTGAGCTGGCGCTGGGCGCTGGCGGCGATCGCGCTTTTGATCGGTGCCTGCGGCGGGAGCGACGCACCCCTGGACGAGGTGACGGATGCACCGGTGGCGGTGGCCTCGGGGGCCGCGTCGTCGCTCTACTTCCCCGGTCCCGGGGGCCGCCTCTTTCCGGAGGAGCGCGAGCTCGACCTCGCCGGCGAGCCGGAAGCTCGCATTCGCACCCTGCTGGCCGCCCTGTTGGGGGGGCCGGAGCAGGACGGCCACCTGCCGGTGTTCGATTTCGCGGTCGCTGTCGCCGGGGTCTACCTCACTGTCGATGGCGTCGCCTTCGTCGACCTCGAGCCCGCCGAAGAAGGCGAGCTCGAGCCCGCGGCGGGCTCCCACCAGGAGATCCAGACCGTCTACAGCCTGGTCAACACCATCGCCCTCAACGTCCCCGAAGCGCGTCGTGTGGTGCTGCTCTGGGAAGGCCAGCAAGGGCTGACCTTTTCCGGCCACCTCGACACCTCTCGGCCGCTGGGGGCGGCGCCGGATCTGATCGAGCGCCAGCCCTGA
- a CDS encoding Mur ligase family protein — MERPLDLYFIAIGGTGMAPLACLLQEQGHRVRGADGPLYPPMSTLLEGAGIEPLVGYDPSHLEPPPDLVVVGNAVPRHNPEAQAVEALGLERISMPEALGRFFLAGRQPLVVAGTHGKTTTTSLAAWVYTQGGADPGYLIGGVPSGLDGSFRAGRGERFVIEGDEYNAAYFDRGAKFLHYRPETVILTAVEYDHADLYPDFDALRDAYGRLLELVPEDGLAVLCGDSDEVRRLASRARCRVIFYGLGAGNDLAPLAGVEESAEGSHFQIREGDEVFDVLLPMAGLHNVENALAVWAVARADGLPAAVVRDALGCFGGVQRRQEEIGQRAGVTVVDDFAHHPTAVERTLAGLRARYGSRRLIALYEPRSLTAAREFLLPAYRRAFVEADVVYFGPTFHAGRLSREERIDFAALAIEMTGAGTPARAFDSVDGLLAAVLDQARSGDVLVTMSSGSFEDLPRRLVAALGDD, encoded by the coding sequence GTGGAACGTCCCCTAGATCTCTATTTCATCGCCATCGGGGGCACCGGAATGGCGCCGCTCGCCTGTCTACTGCAAGAGCAAGGCCATCGTGTGCGGGGTGCCGATGGTCCCCTCTATCCGCCGATGAGCACACTGCTGGAAGGGGCGGGCATCGAGCCCTTGGTGGGCTACGACCCGAGCCACCTCGAGCCGCCGCCGGATCTGGTCGTGGTGGGCAACGCGGTGCCGCGCCACAATCCCGAAGCACAGGCGGTCGAGGCCCTCGGCCTGGAGCGCATCTCCATGCCCGAGGCGCTCGGCCGTTTCTTCCTCGCCGGGCGCCAGCCGCTGGTGGTCGCTGGAACCCACGGCAAGACCACCACCACCTCGTTGGCGGCGTGGGTGTACACCCAGGGAGGGGCCGATCCGGGGTACCTCATCGGTGGGGTGCCGAGCGGCCTCGACGGCAGCTTCCGGGCCGGGCGGGGCGAGCGCTTCGTGATCGAGGGCGATGAGTACAACGCCGCCTACTTCGATCGCGGCGCGAAGTTTCTGCACTATCGGCCGGAGACCGTCATCCTCACCGCCGTCGAGTACGACCACGCCGACCTCTACCCCGACTTCGATGCCCTGCGCGACGCCTACGGTCGTCTTCTCGAGCTGGTGCCGGAGGATGGCCTGGCGGTGCTCTGCGGCGATTCCGACGAGGTTCGACGCTTGGCGTCGCGCGCCCGCTGCCGGGTGATCTTCTACGGTCTCGGTGCCGGCAACGACCTCGCTCCCCTCGCCGGGGTCGAGGAATCGGCCGAGGGTTCCCACTTCCAGATTCGCGAGGGCGACGAGGTCTTCGATGTTCTCCTGCCGATGGCGGGCCTGCACAACGTCGAGAACGCTCTGGCGGTTTGGGCGGTGGCGCGGGCCGACGGCCTGCCGGCGGCGGTGGTGCGCGACGCCCTCGGTTGCTTCGGGGGTGTCCAGCGGCGCCAGGAGGAGATCGGCCAGCGAGCCGGCGTCACCGTGGTCGACGACTTCGCGCACCATCCGACGGCGGTCGAGCGTACCCTCGCCGGTCTGCGCGCCCGCTACGGCTCGCGACGGCTGATCGCTCTCTACGAGCCGCGCAGCTTGACGGCGGCGCGGGAGTTTCTGCTGCCCGCCTACCGTCGGGCCTTCGTCGAGGCCGACGTGGTGTACTTCGGACCGACCTTTCACGCTGGCAGGCTGAGTCGCGAAGAGCGCATCGACTTCGCCGCCCTGGCGATTGAGATGACCGGCGCCGGGACTCCGGCTCGGGCCTTCGACTCGGTCGATGGGTTGCTGGCGGCGGTTCTCGACCAGGCCCGCTCCGGCGATGTCCTGGTGACCATGTCCTCGGGTTCCTTCGAGGACTTGCCGCGTCGCCTGGTGGCGGCCCTCGGCGACGACTGA
- a CDS encoding helix-turn-helix transcriptional regulator: MTGFDRVGLGLRRLRGPRSQAEVAKAAGIRQGRLSEYENGTHQPSLGTLDELLKALDASMLDLAWAVEAEAARAETRDALRGQFSPWRPRAERQPLDSAMPAEAELRRLIDERIAWVERAIADKLRETADSLELEKSLELERRLEEAGAEP, encoded by the coding sequence ATGACGGGTTTTGATCGAGTCGGTTTGGGTCTGCGGCGCCTTCGCGGACCGCGCAGTCAGGCCGAAGTGGCGAAGGCGGCCGGTATTCGCCAGGGGCGGCTGAGCGAGTACGAGAACGGCACCCACCAGCCGAGCCTCGGTACCCTCGACGAGCTGCTCAAGGCGCTCGATGCCTCGATGCTCGATCTCGCCTGGGCGGTCGAGGCGGAGGCCGCTCGAGCCGAGACCCGAGACGCCCTGCGCGGCCAGTTCAGTCCCTGGCGTCCGCGCGCCGAGCGCCAGCCCCTCGACTCGGCGATGCCCGCCGAAGCTGAGCTGCGGCGCTTGATCGACGAGCGCATCGCCTGGGTCGAGCGCGCCATCGCCGACAAGCTGCGCGAAACCGCCGACAGCCTCGAGCTCGAGAAAAGCCTCGAGCTAGAACGCCGCCTAGAAGAAGCCGGCGCCGAACCCTGA
- the ftcD gene encoding glutamate formimidoyltransferase, whose amino-acid sequence MLECVPNISEGRRPEVIQRLVKAVRRPGVQLLDHSSDPDHHRSVLTLAGAPGALHGALLDLYEVAIETIDLGRHDGRHPRLGAVDVVPFVPLGEATMATAIATATDLAEAVAQRFDLPVFLYEEAARHSRRSALPEIRRGGFEGLPERLATTDGAPDFGPPRRHPTAGATVIGARQFLVAFNLVLESDDLALARRIARRLRERDGGLPGVRALGIAVPTQGRVQVSVNLIAPERTSLATVVAEVRRLAAAEGVDLADSELIGLLPQRVLYDAARQALGLPALDEAQVVEAAIARRRS is encoded by the coding sequence TTGCTCGAGTGTGTTCCCAACATCAGCGAAGGCCGCCGTCCGGAGGTCATTCAGCGACTGGTGAAGGCGGTTCGTCGCCCCGGCGTCCAGCTTCTCGACCACTCGTCGGACCCGGATCACCATCGCTCCGTGCTCACCCTCGCGGGCGCACCGGGCGCGCTTCACGGTGCCCTTCTCGACCTCTACGAGGTCGCCATCGAGACCATCGACCTCGGGCGCCACGATGGCCGCCACCCGCGCCTGGGGGCGGTCGATGTGGTGCCCTTCGTGCCCCTCGGCGAAGCGACCATGGCCACCGCCATCGCCACCGCGACGGACCTCGCCGAAGCCGTCGCCCAGCGCTTCGACTTACCGGTCTTCCTCTACGAAGAGGCAGCCCGACACAGCCGGAGGAGTGCCCTTCCGGAGATCCGCCGAGGCGGCTTCGAAGGGCTGCCGGAGCGCCTTGCGACGACCGACGGAGCACCCGATTTCGGCCCGCCGCGGCGCCATCCGACGGCCGGCGCCACGGTGATCGGAGCCCGTCAATTCCTGGTCGCCTTCAACCTGGTCCTGGAAAGCGATGACCTCGCCCTGGCGCGCCGCATCGCCAGACGCCTGCGCGAGCGCGACGGCGGCCTGCCGGGAGTCCGCGCCCTCGGCATCGCCGTGCCCACCCAGGGAAGGGTCCAGGTGAGCGTCAATCTGATCGCTCCGGAAAGGACCTCCCTCGCCACGGTGGTCGCCGAAGTGCGCCGCCTGGCCGCCGCCGAAGGCGTCGACCTGGCCGACAGCGAGCTCATCGGCCTGCTGCCGCAGCGCGTGCTCTACGACGCCGCCCGCCAAGCCCTCGGCCTGCCCGCCCTCGACGAGGCTCAGGTGGTGGAAGCCGCCATCGCCCGCCGCCGAAGCTGA
- the murI gene encoding glutamate racemase: MSSSDPRPIGVFDSGIGGLTVVAALRRRLPALPIVYLGDTARLPYGNKSAETVRRYTRRNVDFLLSQGVRGVVVACNTASALALDHLAARVPVWGVIEPGAEQAAAVSDGRVGVLATRATVASGAYERALRSARPELAVDSRPCPLFVPLVEEGWHDDPVTEQVARRYLEPLLAWQADTLVLGCTHYPLLRPLLQRVAGDTVTLVDSAEAVAETVAGALGRESGDRVEAAAGRGSLELFVSDGESSFGGFAGRILGESEVSLRWVDVTAPGDTIER, translated from the coding sequence GTGAGCTCGTCCGATCCCCGCCCGATCGGGGTGTTCGATTCCGGCATCGGAGGGCTGACGGTGGTCGCCGCCCTGCGCCGACGCCTGCCCGCGCTGCCGATCGTCTACCTCGGCGACACGGCTCGACTGCCCTACGGCAACAAGTCTGCGGAGACGGTTCGCCGCTACACCCGCCGCAACGTCGACTTTCTGCTGTCGCAGGGAGTGCGCGGGGTGGTGGTGGCTTGCAATACGGCCTCGGCGTTGGCCCTCGATCATCTCGCCGCCCGGGTGCCGGTGTGGGGAGTGATCGAGCCCGGAGCCGAGCAGGCGGCGGCGGTTTCCGACGGGCGCGTGGGGGTGCTCGCCACCCGCGCGACGGTGGCCTCCGGTGCCTATGAACGAGCCCTGCGGTCGGCGCGACCGGAGCTTGCCGTCGACAGCCGGCCCTGTCCTCTGTTCGTGCCGCTGGTCGAAGAGGGCTGGCACGACGATCCGGTGACCGAGCAGGTGGCCCGGCGCTATCTCGAGCCTCTCCTGGCCTGGCAGGCCGACACCCTGGTGCTGGGCTGTACCCACTATCCACTGTTGAGGCCTCTACTGCAGCGGGTGGCTGGCGACACCGTGACGCTGGTGGATTCGGCCGAGGCGGTGGCGGAGACGGTGGCCGGGGCGCTCGGAAGGGAATCCGGCGATCGGGTCGAGGCTGCGGCCGGTCGCGGCTCCCTCGAGCTCTTCGTCAGCGACGGTGAGTCGAGCTTCGGAGGGTTTGCTGGACGCATTCTCGGCGAGTCCGAGGTGTCTCTGCGTTGGGTCGACGTCACCGCTCCAGGAGATACGATAGAGCGATGA
- a CDS encoding N-acetylmuramoyl-L-alanine amidase, with amino-acid sequence MNGLRRFLFAFVLAVLLSSPLAAQGVSSAPSWSVPTVVTAEGPLFALAPLVERLGGELQKAPLGDGWRLTLDERQYVFGSDSESLLIDDQELVPLLPAPTLGTEGVQVPLAFLRATFGDVLGYRFAWNDAESRLVIERRGARELPVAVDVVNLQGLTTVVLQFPEAPRYRIRDSLAGAVLELLDDRLAPSAWRFEGRDPLVRDIRLEERQVVFELATEATYESYTLESPFRVVFDIHPSAPRTSSLPGAASMAPPRRSEGLRTIVLDPGHGGSETGASGPSGIHEKELVLLLARALKSRLEARLPVRVLLTRNEDVDLAHDTRTALANQNKADLFISIHLNSVAGGRGAHGAETYFLSLQASDARAARSAEVENRGAEEVPAEVGDVGDPLYDLQLILWDLAQSQHLAESQRLAALIQEELNSALGLRDRGVKQAPFRVLMGAAMPAVLVELGFISNPEEERKLQDAAYRAELVDAVTRAVVRFRALTEGREAREEPAE; translated from the coding sequence GTGAACGGTCTTCGCAGGTTCCTTTTCGCCTTCGTCTTGGCGGTTCTTCTCAGCTCTCCTCTCGCCGCTCAGGGAGTCTCGTCGGCGCCCTCGTGGTCGGTCCCGACGGTGGTGACGGCGGAGGGTCCGTTGTTCGCCCTTGCTCCTTTGGTCGAACGCCTCGGCGGAGAGTTACAGAAGGCCCCCCTGGGAGATGGCTGGCGCCTGACCCTCGACGAGCGCCAGTACGTCTTCGGGAGCGACAGCGAGTCACTGCTGATCGACGATCAGGAGCTGGTGCCGCTGCTACCGGCGCCGACCCTCGGCACCGAGGGAGTTCAAGTCCCGCTGGCGTTCCTGCGCGCCACCTTCGGCGATGTGTTGGGCTACCGCTTCGCCTGGAACGACGCCGAGTCGCGGCTGGTGATCGAGCGGCGCGGCGCTCGCGAGCTGCCGGTGGCCGTCGACGTGGTCAATCTGCAAGGCTTGACCACCGTCGTTCTGCAGTTCCCGGAGGCGCCGCGCTACCGCATTCGGGACAGCCTGGCGGGGGCGGTGCTCGAGCTCCTCGACGATCGCCTGGCGCCCAGCGCTTGGCGTTTCGAGGGGCGCGATCCCCTGGTGCGCGACATCCGCCTCGAAGAGCGCCAGGTGGTGTTCGAGCTCGCCACCGAGGCGACCTACGAAAGCTACACCCTGGAGTCGCCCTTCCGGGTGGTGTTCGACATCCATCCCTCGGCACCGCGCACGTCGTCTTTGCCGGGAGCGGCGTCGATGGCGCCGCCGCGGCGTTCCGAAGGGCTGCGCACGATCGTCCTCGACCCCGGCCATGGTGGCAGTGAGACGGGTGCTTCGGGCCCCTCCGGAATTCACGAGAAGGAGCTCGTTCTGCTCCTCGCCCGGGCCCTCAAGAGTCGCCTCGAGGCGCGCTTGCCGGTGCGGGTCCTTCTCACCCGCAACGAGGATGTCGATCTCGCCCACGACACCCGCACGGCGCTCGCCAACCAGAACAAGGCGGATCTCTTCATCTCGATCCACCTCAACTCGGTGGCCGGTGGCCGTGGGGCCCACGGTGCCGAGACCTACTTCCTCAGCCTGCAGGCCAGCGATGCCCGGGCGGCGCGTTCCGCCGAGGTCGAGAACCGGGGAGCCGAGGAGGTGCCGGCCGAGGTCGGCGATGTCGGCGACCCGCTCTACGATCTCCAGCTCATTTTGTGGGATCTCGCCCAAAGCCAGCATCTGGCGGAGAGCCAGCGGCTGGCGGCGCTGATCCAAGAGGAGCTCAACAGCGCCCTCGGCCTGCGCGATCGTGGCGTCAAGCAGGCGCCCTTTCGAGTCCTGATGGGGGCTGCGATGCCGGCGGTGCTGGTGGAGCTGGGTTTCATCAGCAACCCGGAGGAGGAGCGCAAGCTGCAGGATGCCGCCTATCGCGCTGAGCTGGTGGATGCGGTGACGCGGGCGGTGGTGCGGTTCCGGGCGCTGACCGAAGGCCGTGAGGCTCGCGAGGAGCCCGCCGAGTGA
- a CDS encoding DUF1573 domain-containing protein, producing the protein MNRVLNPAILTLCIAFLLAGVTVAQDATGGPKIVLPEPIHDAGVTPKGEKIAHEFVLRNEGAQELEIVDVRPACGCTVAEFDKSVAPGGEGKIHAVLDTTTFAGPISKGITVLTNDPVSPRLQLAIKADVQPYLFVQPGFARFIAPQHSDAGSVEQILFTRTFENLEVVKVETPYDFMTVDYRQATEQDDPRENAVGNQYVFNFNMDYDKAPIGTIADYVTIHTNHPDQPIIKVPVSGFVRPMIAVSPQEADFGEITAGEERQASMVIRSFAIEEIELTGAESTVPGVELDITPIEEGRRFNLSITLKPELPKGEFDGKIKITTNSNRKPMIEVPLRGSAI; encoded by the coding sequence ATGAATCGCGTCCTCAACCCCGCCATTTTGACACTCTGCATCGCGTTTCTGCTAGCCGGTGTGACCGTTGCCCAGGACGCCACCGGCGGTCCGAAGATCGTCCTGCCCGAACCGATTCACGACGCCGGCGTGACCCCCAAGGGCGAAAAGATCGCCCACGAGTTCGTGCTGCGCAACGAAGGCGCCCAGGAGCTCGAGATCGTCGACGTTCGCCCCGCTTGCGGCTGCACCGTCGCCGAGTTCGACAAGAGCGTCGCCCCCGGCGGCGAAGGCAAGATCCACGCGGTCCTCGACACCACCACCTTCGCCGGCCCGATCTCGAAGGGCATCACGGTGCTGACCAACGACCCGGTGAGCCCCCGTCTGCAGCTCGCCATCAAGGCCGACGTGCAGCCCTACCTGTTCGTGCAGCCGGGCTTCGCGCGCTTCATCGCGCCCCAGCACAGCGACGCCGGTAGCGTCGAGCAGATCCTCTTCACTCGCACCTTCGAGAACCTCGAGGTGGTGAAGGTGGAAACGCCGTACGATTTCATGACCGTCGACTACCGCCAGGCCACGGAGCAGGACGATCCGCGCGAGAACGCCGTCGGCAACCAGTATGTGTTCAACTTCAACATGGACTACGACAAGGCGCCGATCGGCACCATCGCCGACTACGTCACCATCCACACCAACCATCCGGATCAGCCGATCATCAAGGTGCCCGTCTCCGGCTTCGTGCGGCCGATGATCGCAGTCTCTCCGCAGGAGGCCGACTTCGGCGAGATCACCGCCGGCGAGGAGCGCCAGGCGAGCATGGTGATTCGCTCCTTCGCCATTGAAGAGATCGAGCTCACCGGCGCCGAGTCGACGGTCCCGGGCGTCGAGCTCGACATCACGCCGATCGAAGAGGGCCGGCGCTTCAACCTCAGCATCACCCTCAAGCCGGAGCTGCCGAAGGGCGAGTTCGACGGCAAGATCAAGATCACCACCAACAGCAATCGCAAGCCGATGATCGAGGTGCCGCTGCGCGGTAGCGCGATCTAG
- a CDS encoding prolyl oligopeptidase family serine peptidase — MNREPSRHTLPFLLIALLGLAAGGAAAPPSQKANPDPRWTVEDVIRAETARDWTLSADGRFAAWVRSRIAGKGDDEKRSANLWLSPLADDGEAYPLTRGKHRVKAPRFSPDGRHLAFLWSRPLPDAGEKDPAGQLWVLPLRGGEPWPVTRFDRPIADFRWRDDERLVVAAAESRSADERQAKERADTTEVVEDRERTPPVRLYGVDLDGEVSRLTENRHWIDSLSVSPDGRWAVVTEQQSLSFGFDGKTPPKTFLVDLATGTLTERFADGRLRPYKVRWAPNSRGFYLANEFSSHPIYRTATVTELHFHHLESGVTEAVDLGERGLGGDYHPTADGVIALVADGVRYRPVLATVGGEPPRNITGTHVRNLDRWALAADGRTVVYSTSSVVSPPQPFVAQLAGTTLSRERPLVELNQRWRGKPTGRREVLRWQGALGDEVEGILSYPLDWREGRRYPLILDIHGGPTGTDMDRWSERWPTPNILWRQQGAFILQVNYHGSAGYGLAWAESIANRYYELEIPDIEAGVDLLIERGLVDADRLGTSGWSNGGILSAELITRTQRYRAASVGAADVEWFSDWGWVDFGATFDNYYFGGPPWERVDHYLAKSPFFRLTEVTTPTLVFTGTEDRNVPPHQSWSLFRALQQIGKAPTRLVIFPGEPHGLQKIAHQRRKMEEDLAWFDRYLFDQVRETQPALLPDSPLAALLERATAARRGAAYGRQIGPRLIPEAVPFRQLQVARFEVTRAQWAAFEPSLEVDPLEHNLPMTGVSFERAQAYAAWLAEVTGEAWRLPTLAEARALAAAAGSDGNTFEHWAGYAPNPDDRRRLEARLGAAFDGQTAPLLLSVGSLPGHGDPALFDLDGNAAEWAIGEDGEGVAHGASADRASDPRTDSPGEAAPLYTGLRVVRNAD; from the coding sequence ATGAATCGCGAGCCAAGCCGTCATACCCTCCCGTTCCTGCTGATCGCCCTCCTGGGACTCGCCGCCGGCGGCGCTGCCGCGCCACCGAGCCAGAAGGCAAATCCGGATCCCCGCTGGACCGTGGAGGACGTCATCCGAGCGGAAACGGCGCGCGACTGGACCCTCAGCGCCGACGGCCGCTTCGCCGCCTGGGTGCGCTCGCGGATCGCAGGCAAGGGCGACGACGAGAAACGCTCCGCCAACCTCTGGCTGAGCCCACTCGCAGACGACGGCGAGGCCTACCCGTTGACCCGCGGCAAGCACCGGGTCAAGGCCCCCCGGTTTTCTCCCGACGGCCGCCACCTGGCCTTTCTGTGGAGCCGGCCACTGCCGGATGCCGGCGAGAAGGATCCCGCTGGACAGCTCTGGGTGCTACCCCTGCGCGGCGGCGAGCCCTGGCCGGTGACCCGCTTCGACCGTCCGATCGCCGACTTCCGGTGGCGCGACGACGAACGCTTGGTGGTGGCCGCCGCCGAGAGCCGCAGCGCCGACGAGCGCCAAGCCAAGGAGCGCGCCGACACCACCGAGGTGGTCGAGGACCGCGAGCGCACGCCGCCGGTGCGGCTCTATGGCGTCGACCTCGATGGCGAGGTCTCGCGGCTGACCGAGAACCGCCACTGGATCGACTCCCTGAGCGTCTCCCCGGACGGTCGCTGGGCGGTGGTCACGGAGCAGCAGAGCCTGTCCTTCGGGTTCGACGGCAAAACGCCTCCCAAGACCTTTCTGGTCGACCTCGCGACCGGCACTTTGACGGAGCGCTTCGCCGATGGCCGGCTGCGCCCCTACAAGGTGCGCTGGGCGCCGAACAGCCGGGGCTTCTATCTTGCCAACGAGTTCAGCAGTCACCCGATCTACCGCACCGCCACGGTCACCGAGCTGCACTTCCACCATCTCGAAAGCGGGGTCACGGAGGCCGTCGATCTCGGCGAGCGCGGCCTCGGCGGCGACTACCACCCGACCGCCGATGGAGTGATCGCCCTGGTCGCCGACGGCGTTCGCTATCGCCCGGTGCTCGCCACCGTCGGCGGTGAGCCGCCTCGGAACATCACCGGCACCCACGTGCGCAACCTCGACCGCTGGGCCCTGGCGGCCGACGGTCGCACCGTGGTGTACTCCACCTCCTCGGTGGTCTCGCCACCGCAGCCGTTCGTGGCACAGCTCGCCGGAACCACCCTCAGCCGAGAGCGACCGCTGGTCGAGCTCAACCAGCGTTGGCGCGGTAAACCCACCGGCCGGCGCGAAGTGTTGCGCTGGCAGGGCGCCCTCGGCGATGAAGTCGAGGGCATCCTGTCCTATCCCCTCGATTGGCGGGAAGGGCGCCGCTACCCGCTCATCCTCGACATCCACGGCGGCCCCACCGGCACCGACATGGACCGCTGGAGCGAGCGCTGGCCGACCCCCAACATCCTGTGGCGCCAGCAGGGTGCCTTCATCCTGCAGGTCAACTACCACGGCAGTGCCGGCTACGGCCTGGCCTGGGCGGAGTCGATCGCCAACCGCTACTACGAGCTCGAGATCCCGGACATCGAGGCCGGCGTCGACCTGCTGATCGAGCGCGGCCTGGTCGATGCCGACAGGCTCGGCACCAGCGGCTGGTCGAACGGCGGCATCCTGAGCGCCGAGCTGATCACCCGCACCCAGCGCTATCGGGCGGCCTCCGTCGGCGCCGCCGATGTCGAGTGGTTCAGCGACTGGGGCTGGGTCGACTTCGGCGCCACCTTCGACAACTACTACTTCGGCGGACCGCCCTGGGAGCGCGTCGACCACTACCTCGCCAAATCGCCCTTCTTCCGCCTCACCGAGGTCACCACGCCGACCCTGGTCTTCACCGGCACCGAGGACCGCAACGTGCCGCCGCACCAGTCCTGGTCCCTGTTCCGTGCCCTGCAGCAGATCGGAAAAGCCCCGACTCGGCTGGTGATCTTCCCGGGCGAGCCCCACGGATTGCAGAAAATCGCCCACCAACGACGCAAGATGGAGGAAGACCTCGCCTGGTTCGACCGCTACCTGTTCGACCAGGTCCGCGAAACCCAACCGGCGCTGCTGCCGGACAGCCCGCTGGCGGCCCTCCTCGAGCGCGCGACGGCCGCTCGCCGCGGCGCCGCTTACGGCCGCCAGATCGGCCCCCGTCTGATCCCCGAAGCGGTGCCCTTCCGCCAGCTACAGGTGGCGAGGTTCGAAGTCACCCGCGCCCAGTGGGCCGCCTTCGAACCGAGCCTCGAGGTGGACCCTCTTGAGCACAATCTGCCGATGACCGGAGTGTCCTTCGAGCGTGCCCAGGCCTACGCCGCCTGGCTCGCCGAAGTCACCGGCGAGGCTTGGCGCCTGCCGACCTTGGCGGAAGCCCGCGCCCTCGCCGCCGCCGCCGGCAGTGACGGCAACACCTTCGAGCACTGGGCCGGCTACGCCCCCAATCCCGACGACCGGCGCCGCCTCGAGGCGCGCCTCGGCGCCGCCTTCGATGGGCAGACGGCGCCCCTGCTGCTGTCCGTCGGCAGCCTCCCCGGCCACGGCGACCCCGCCCTCTTCGACCTCGACGGCAACGCCGCCGAGTGGGCGATCGGCGAGGACGGGGAAGGCGTCGCCCACGGCGCCAGCGCCGATCGCGCCTCGGACCCGCGAACCGACAGCCCGGGCGAGGCCGCGCCCCTCTACACCGGCCTGCGGGTGGTTCGCAACGCCGACTGA